From a region of the Candidatus Binatia bacterium genome:
- a CDS encoding helix-turn-helix domain-containing protein, with protein sequence MTKSVFTGKYESLRKLLVEARRVAGLTQAELAGRLERPQSYVSKYERGERRLDVVEFIEVANTLGFSASDAVETIRKIEEEVATRRKRRRR encoded by the coding sequence GTGACCAAGTCCGTCTTTACAGGCAAGTACGAATCCCTCCGGAAACTGCTCGTTGAAGCCCGGCGGGTGGCGGGGCTCACCCAGGCCGAGCTGGCGGGGCGCCTGGAGCGCCCGCAATCGTACGTTTCGAAATACGAGCGCGGTGAGCGACGCCTCGATGTTGTCGAGTTCATCGAAGTCGCGAACACGCTTGGCTTCAGTGCCAGCGATGCCGTCGAGACGATCAGGAAGATCGAGGAAGAGGTCGCCACCCGCCGCAAGAGGCGACGCAGGTGA
- a CDS encoding IscS subfamily cysteine desulfurase, which yields MGRLIYMDNHATTAMDPRVLEAMLPFFTEKFGNAASRNHQFGWEAEAAVDRSRETIARLIDAKAKEIIFTSGATESNNLAIKGVVDFYKDKGHHIVTATTEHKAVIDTCRALERNGRAQVTYLPVDHHGCIDLDDLRRAITDKTILISIMHANNEIGTVHPLREIGKIAKEKGVLFHTDATQAVGKIPVDVEAMGIDLLSCTGHKIYGPKGCGVLYVRAKGPRVRLVPQMDGGGHERGMRSGTLNVPGIVGFGKACELVAAEMEGEAARTLALRERLYRGLSDQLDEIYVNGHPTERLPGNLNVSFAYVEGESLLMGLKDIAVSSGSACTSATLEPSYVLRALGVGEELAHTSIRFGLGRFNTDDDVDYVVQRVVHEVKRLRDMSPLYEMAREGIDLKSYNWARE from the coding sequence ATGGGCCGGCTGATCTACATGGACAACCATGCCACCACAGCGATGGACCCGCGGGTGCTGGAGGCGATGCTGCCGTTCTTCACGGAGAAATTCGGCAACGCGGCCAGCCGTAACCATCAGTTCGGCTGGGAAGCGGAGGCCGCCGTCGACCGGAGCCGGGAGACGATCGCCCGGCTGATCGACGCGAAGGCCAAGGAAATCATCTTCACCAGTGGGGCCACGGAATCCAACAACCTCGCCATCAAGGGCGTTGTGGATTTCTACAAAGACAAGGGCCACCACATCGTCACCGCGACCACCGAACACAAGGCCGTCATCGACACCTGCAGAGCGCTGGAGCGCAACGGGCGGGCGCAGGTCACTTACCTGCCCGTGGACCATCACGGGTGTATCGACCTCGACGACCTGCGTCGAGCAATCACCGACAAAACTATCCTGATCTCGATCATGCACGCCAACAACGAGATCGGCACGGTGCATCCCCTGCGGGAAATCGGCAAGATCGCCAAGGAAAAGGGCGTCCTCTTCCACACCGACGCGACCCAGGCGGTCGGCAAGATCCCCGTCGACGTCGAGGCCATGGGGATCGACCTGCTGTCCTGCACCGGCCACAAGATTTACGGCCCCAAAGGCTGTGGCGTCCTGTACGTCCGCGCCAAGGGCCCGCGAGTCCGCCTCGTGCCGCAGATGGACGGCGGCGGACACGAACGCGGGATGCGCTCGGGCACTCTCAACGTCCCGGGCATAGTCGGCTTCGGCAAGGCCTGCGAACTCGTCGCCGCGGAGATGGAAGGCGAGGCCGCGCGCACCCTCGCACTGCGCGAGCGGCTGTATCGAGGATTGTCCGACCAGCTCGACGAGATCTACGTCAACGGCCACCCGACCGAGCGCCTGCCCGGCAATCTCAACGTCAGCTTCGCTTACGTCGAAGGCGAATCGCTCCTGATGGGCCTCAAGGACATCGCCGTGTCCTCGGGTTCGGCCTGCACGTCAGCCACACTCGAGCCTTCGTACGTGCTGCGCGCGCTGGGCGTCGGCGAGGAACTGGCGCATACGTCGATTCGCTTCGGACTTGGCCGCTTCAACACCGACGACGACGTCGACTACGTCGTCCAGCGCGTGGTCCACGAAGTGAAGCGTCTGCGCGACATGTCGCCGCTTTACGAAATGGCAAGGGAAGGCATCGATTTGAAGTCGTACAACTGGGCGCGCGAGTAA
- the uvrA gene encoding excinuclease ABC subunit UvrA, whose translation MAQHISIVGARQHNLKNVSVDIPRDKLVVITGLSGSGKSSLAFDTLYAEGQRRYVESLSAYARQFLEQMEKPDVDSIDGLSPAIAIEQRTTSRNPRSTVGTVTEIYDYLRVLFARIGTPFCHRCGRPIQPQTIQQIVDRLLALPEGTGIHVLAPVARDRKGEYRKELLALRKAGFVRVRIDGALRDLAEDIALARTVAHTIEVLVDRLVIRPGIARRLADSLEVAFKQANDVAHIEVLGPSRDTVRDDFVVSQRFACVHCGVSFAELTPRMFSFNNPQGACPTCGGLGERLYFDPDLVVPNPALSVPNGAVAPWERKSSYLRPAIWKALARHFKVDPDTPFKDLPKTARDGLLHGTTQSVTFVFEKANRRYEFRRPFEGVIPNLERRMKETQSDWMREELERFMNSRPCESCHGARLKPEALAVRLHGKSIVDVTAMSIRQAIGYFSALPLTPQEHEIARRILKEVTERLGFLADVGLDYLTLDRPAATLSGGEAQRIRLATQIGASLVGVLYILDEPSIGLHQQDNRRLLATLRRLRDLGNTVLVVEHDRDAITEADYVIDMGPGAGAHGGEVVARGTPAQIMTDPRSLTGQYLSGQRGIAVPAARRGGSLLSLTITGARQNNLRNLNVSIPLGTLTCVTGLSGSGKSTLIVDTLYRALAQRLSGAKEKPGIHDELRGWQCLDKVIDVDQSPIGRTPRSNPATYTGVFAHIRDLFAQLPEARTRGYGPGRFSFNVKGGRCEACRGDGSIRIEMHFLPDVFVTCEVCGGRRYNRETLEVRFKGRNIADVLDLSVAQAIEVLSHVPPIRHKLETLRDVGLDYIHLGQSATTLSGGEAQRIKLAKELSRRATGKTLYILDEPTTGLHFDDIRRLLDVLGRLVDAGNTVVVIEHNLDVVKTADYVIDLGPGGGENGGRVVAAGPPEEIARAPESATGAFLRPLLPGLAA comes from the coding sequence ATGGCTCAGCACATCTCCATCGTCGGCGCGCGGCAGCACAACCTGAAAAATGTCTCCGTCGACATTCCACGCGATAAGCTCGTCGTCATCACCGGGCTCTCCGGCTCCGGCAAGTCTTCGCTCGCCTTCGATACCCTTTACGCCGAAGGCCAGCGCCGCTACGTCGAGTCGCTGTCCGCCTACGCGCGGCAATTCCTCGAACAGATGGAAAAACCGGACGTCGATTCCATCGACGGCCTCTCCCCCGCCATCGCCATCGAACAGCGCACGACATCCCGCAACCCGCGCTCGACCGTCGGCACGGTCACCGAGATCTACGACTACCTCCGCGTCCTTTTCGCGCGCATCGGAACGCCCTTCTGCCACCGCTGCGGTCGCCCCATTCAGCCGCAAACGATCCAACAAATCGTCGACCGCCTGCTCGCCCTGCCCGAGGGTACCGGCATTCACGTGCTGGCACCCGTCGCTCGCGACCGCAAAGGAGAGTACCGCAAAGAACTCCTCGCCCTCCGCAAGGCCGGCTTCGTGCGCGTACGCATCGACGGCGCGCTCCGGGATCTCGCCGAGGACATCGCCCTCGCCAGGACCGTGGCGCACACCATAGAAGTGCTGGTCGACCGCCTCGTCATCCGCCCCGGCATCGCCAGGCGCCTCGCCGACTCGCTCGAAGTCGCCTTCAAACAGGCCAACGACGTCGCGCATATCGAGGTTCTCGGCCCCTCCCGCGACACCGTCCGCGACGACTTCGTCGTCAGTCAGCGCTTCGCATGCGTTCACTGCGGGGTCTCGTTCGCCGAGCTGACGCCGCGCATGTTCTCTTTCAACAACCCGCAGGGCGCCTGCCCGACGTGCGGCGGACTCGGCGAAAGACTGTACTTCGACCCCGACCTCGTCGTCCCCAATCCGGCCCTGAGCGTTCCCAACGGGGCTGTGGCGCCGTGGGAACGCAAGAGCAGCTATCTGCGCCCGGCAATCTGGAAGGCGCTCGCCCGCCACTTCAAGGTCGACCCGGATACGCCTTTCAAAGACCTGCCGAAGACCGCGCGCGACGGGCTGCTGCATGGAACGACGCAGTCCGTGACCTTCGTCTTCGAGAAGGCCAACCGGCGCTACGAGTTTCGCCGCCCGTTCGAAGGGGTCATCCCCAACCTCGAACGCCGCATGAAAGAGACGCAATCGGACTGGATGCGCGAGGAGCTGGAACGTTTCATGAACTCCCGCCCCTGCGAGAGCTGTCACGGGGCTCGACTCAAGCCCGAAGCGCTGGCGGTGCGGCTGCACGGGAAGTCGATCGTCGACGTGACGGCGATGTCGATCCGGCAGGCGATCGGTTACTTCAGCGCGCTGCCGCTGACGCCGCAGGAGCACGAGATCGCCCGCCGCATCCTGAAGGAGGTCACCGAACGCCTCGGCTTCCTCGCCGACGTCGGCCTCGACTACCTGACCCTCGATCGCCCCGCGGCGACGCTGTCCGGCGGCGAGGCCCAGCGCATTCGTCTGGCCACGCAGATCGGCGCCAGCCTCGTCGGAGTCCTGTACATCCTCGACGAACCCTCGATCGGTCTGCACCAGCAGGACAATCGACGGCTGCTTGCGACCCTGCGCCGGCTGCGCGACCTCGGCAACACCGTGCTCGTTGTCGAACACGACCGCGACGCCATTACCGAGGCCGACTACGTGATCGACATGGGCCCGGGGGCCGGCGCCCACGGCGGCGAGGTCGTCGCGCGCGGCACGCCGGCGCAGATCATGACCGACCCGCGCTCGCTGACCGGCCAGTACCTTTCCGGCCAACGCGGCATCGCCGTCCCGGCAGCCCGCCGCGGCGGCAGCCTCCTGTCGCTAACGATCACCGGGGCGCGCCAGAACAACCTGCGCAACCTGAACGTCAGCATCCCCCTCGGCACGCTGACCTGCGTCACCGGCCTGTCCGGGTCTGGCAAGAGCACGTTGATCGTCGACACTCTGTACCGCGCCCTCGCGCAGCGCCTCTCCGGAGCGAAGGAGAAACCGGGAATTCACGACGAACTGCGCGGCTGGCAGTGCCTCGACAAGGTCATCGATGTCGACCAGTCCCCGATCGGGCGCACCCCGCGCTCCAACCCGGCCACGTACACGGGCGTGTTCGCGCACATCCGCGACCTTTTCGCGCAACTGCCCGAAGCCCGCACGCGCGGTTACGGCCCCGGCCGCTTTTCCTTCAACGTCAAGGGCGGACGCTGCGAGGCCTGCCGCGGCGACGGTTCGATTCGCATCGAAATGCACTTCTTGCCGGATGTGTTCGTGACCTGCGAGGTGTGCGGGGGCCGGCGCTACAACCGCGAGACCCTCGAAGTCCGGTTCAAGGGACGCAACATCGCCGACGTCCTGGACCTGAGTGTCGCCCAGGCCATCGAGGTGCTCAGTCACGTCCCGCCAATCCGCCACAAGCTGGAGACCTTGCGCGACGTCGGCCTCGACTACATCCACCTCGGCCAGTCGGCCACGACCCTGTCCGGAGGCGAGGCACAGCGCATCAAGCTCGCGAAGGAACTGAGCCGCCGCGCCACCGGCAAGACCCTGTACATTCTCGACGAGCCGACCACCGGCCTGCACTTCGACGACATTCGCCGACTGCTCGACGTCCTCGGCCGGCTGGTCGATGCCGGCAACACGGTCGTCGTGATCGAGCACAACCTCGACGTCGTGAAGACGGCCGACTACGTCATCGACCTCGGCCCCGGCGGCGGCGAAAACGGCGGGCGCGTCGTCGCGGCCGGCCCCCCCGAAGAGATCGCCCGGGCCCCGGAGTCGGCCACCGGCGCATTCCTTCGTCCGCTGCTACCCGGGCTGGCGGCGTAG
- a CDS encoding iron-sulfur cluster assembly accessory protein, with translation MAISLSANAAAKIRGLLAQGGDKPATGLRVKVVGGGCSGLQYKMDLDVERPGDKVFGETDAPLLVDRKSFLYLNGTELDYNEGLMHSGFTLQNPNVKRSCGCGASFTV, from the coding sequence GTGGCCATCTCGCTCTCAGCAAATGCCGCGGCGAAAATTCGCGGTCTTCTCGCCCAGGGCGGCGACAAACCCGCAACCGGCCTGCGGGTCAAGGTGGTCGGCGGCGGCTGCTCCGGCCTCCAGTACAAGATGGACCTCGACGTGGAACGCCCGGGCGACAAGGTTTTCGGCGAGACCGACGCGCCGCTGCTGGTCGACCGCAAGAGCTTCCTTTACCTGAACGGCACCGAACTCGATTACAACGAGGGGCTGATGCACTCCGGCTTCACCCTGCAGAACCCCAACGTCAAGCGCTCCTGCGGCTGCGGGGCGTCGTTTACGGTGTGA
- a CDS encoding DUF1566 domain-containing protein: MRHAGLHIVTVGVFLAAAPAAGALTPEQKCQAGKNQVAGKYADCRQKAEAKLVKTGDVTKYAAAIGKCETKFQDKWQKLIDAATAASATCPDAPLAVSAYKDVIDDHTDNIAQALGGSGFDVCQAFPESGQTTCWDSSGTVVTCAGTAHDGDVRAGAALAYTDNGDGTITDMNTRLMWAKKSDDGSIHDKDTNYTWDNAYATYVAALNAPPCFAGHCDWRLPNIRELLSIVNYGIPPPGPVVDPVFNTSCTGGCTVTGCSCTVLYTYWSSTTYAPSPQFAWTVSFDNGTVGPISKPSNYRVRAVRGGV, translated from the coding sequence ATGCGACACGCGGGACTGCACATCGTGACCGTGGGAGTGTTCCTGGCGGCGGCGCCGGCGGCGGGGGCGCTGACGCCCGAACAGAAATGCCAGGCCGGTAAGAATCAGGTCGCCGGCAAGTACGCCGACTGCCGGCAGAAGGCGGAGGCGAAGCTGGTCAAGACCGGGGACGTGACGAAATACGCCGCCGCTATCGGCAAGTGCGAAACGAAGTTCCAGGACAAGTGGCAGAAGCTCATCGATGCGGCCACCGCTGCCAGCGCGACCTGCCCCGATGCACCCCTGGCCGTGTCGGCATACAAGGATGTCATCGACGACCACACCGACAACATCGCGCAAGCGCTTGGCGGTAGCGGCTTCGACGTGTGTCAGGCGTTCCCGGAGTCGGGCCAGACGACGTGCTGGGACAGCAGCGGCACGGTAGTCACGTGTGCCGGCACGGCACACGACGGCGACGTTCGCGCCGGGGCTGCGCTGGCATACACGGACAACGGCGACGGTACGATCACCGATATGAACACCAGACTGATGTGGGCAAAGAAGAGCGACGACGGTTCGATCCACGACAAGGACACGAATTACACGTGGGACAACGCGTACGCGACGTACGTCGCCGCGCTGAACGCACCGCCGTGTTTCGCCGGGCACTGCGACTGGCGGCTGCCGAACATCAGAGAGTTGCTGAGCATCGTCAATTACGGGATTCCGCCCCCCGGACCGGTGGTGGACCCGGTGTTCAATACGTCGTGCACGGGCGGCTGTACGGTGACGGGCTGCAGTTGCACCGTGCTGTACACCTACTGGTCGTCGACGACCTATGCCCCCAGCCCGCAGTTTGCGTGGACGGTGTCCTTTGACAATGGCACCGTCGGCCCGATCTCCAAGCCCAGCAATTATCGCGTTCGCGCAGTGCGGGGCGGCGTGTAA
- the iscU gene encoding Fe-S cluster assembly scaffold IscU has translation MAYSNKVIDHYENPRNVGGFAKDEPNVGTGVVGAPECGDVMKLQLKITDEGVIEDARFKTFGCGSAIASSSYVTELVKGKTLDEALEIKNTEIVQELSLPPVKIHCSVLAEDAIKAAIHDWKARKGDAEAEPRAAANE, from the coding sequence ATGGCATACAGCAACAAGGTCATCGATCATTACGAGAATCCCCGCAATGTCGGTGGGTTCGCCAAGGACGAGCCCAACGTCGGCACCGGCGTCGTGGGCGCCCCCGAGTGCGGCGACGTCATGAAGCTGCAGCTCAAGATCACCGACGAAGGCGTCATCGAAGACGCCCGTTTCAAGACCTTCGGCTGCGGCAGCGCCATCGCCAGCTCGAGCTACGTCACCGAGCTCGTGAAGGGCAAGACCCTCGACGAGGCACTCGAGATCAAGAACACGGAAATCGTGCAGGAACTCAGCCTGCCCCCGGTCAAGATCCACTGCTCGGTGCTTGCCGAGGACGCCATCAAAGCCGCCATCCACGATTGGAAGGCGCGCAAGGGCGACGCCGAGGCCGAGCCCAGGGCGGCTGCCAACGAATAG